In Labilibaculum sp. DW002, one DNA window encodes the following:
- a CDS encoding thymidylate synthase codes for MQQYLHLLERVLEEGNKKEDRTGTGTVSVFGHQMRFDLSKGFPVLTTKKLHLKSIIHELLWFLNGDTNVKYLQDNGVRIWNEWADENGDLGHVYGYQWRSWPKPNGEHVDQISQLIHDIKNNPNSRRLIVSAWNVADIENMALPPCHALFQFYVADGKLSCQLYQRSADIFLGVPFNIASYALLTMMIAQVCDLEPGDFVHTLGDAHIYNNHLEQVDLQLTREPKKLPQMKINPDVKSIFDFKYEDFSLENYDPHPHIKGAIAI; via the coding sequence ATGCAACAATATCTTCACTTATTAGAAAGAGTTCTCGAAGAAGGGAATAAAAAAGAAGACCGTACAGGCACTGGTACAGTAAGTGTTTTCGGTCATCAGATGCGATTCGACCTATCGAAAGGATTTCCTGTACTGACTACGAAAAAACTTCATTTAAAATCGATTATTCACGAATTACTCTGGTTTTTAAATGGCGATACGAACGTAAAATACCTTCAGGATAATGGAGTAAGAATTTGGAATGAGTGGGCTGATGAGAATGGTGATTTAGGACATGTTTACGGCTATCAATGGCGTTCCTGGCCAAAACCTAATGGCGAACATGTTGATCAAATTTCTCAATTGATACATGATATTAAAAATAATCCGAACTCGCGACGTTTAATTGTAAGTGCATGGAATGTTGCTGATATTGAAAATATGGCTTTGCCTCCATGTCATGCCTTATTCCAATTTTATGTGGCAGATGGTAAACTATCATGTCAGCTCTACCAGCGAAGTGCTGACATCTTTTTGGGTGTCCCATTTAATATTGCATCATACGCTTTGCTTACAATGATGATTGCACAGGTTTGTGATTTAGAGCCTGGTGATTTTGTTCATACATTAGGCGATGCTCATATCTACAACAATCATCTTGAACAAGTTGATTTACAATTGACACGTGAACCTAAAAAGCTACCTCAAATGAAAATCAATCCTGATGTGAAAAGCATATTCGATTTCAAATATGAGGATTTCAGCCTGGAAAACTACGATCCGCATCCCCATATTAAAGGAGCTATTGCCATTTAA
- a CDS encoding nucleoside recognition domain-containing protein: MIQGNSLHANNQSAKAKLMGAVRESIPKAFATTKWLLSIMIPVSFAVLLLNYTGVLAVISGYLAPVFELMGLPGESAFVLLTSIFTNIYTAIAVITSLELEGRVVTILAAMCLVSHGFIVETAVLKKTGSSAIRMLLVRLLGSFAIGVFLNWALPTDLIHAQTQVLVQNESFKVMFMDWAWSSILLSVKVVVLITLLMILQRILEVFGVIKLMSKILAPLQVVMGLPESTSFSWIVANTLGLAYGSAIMIEQVEKGQMAKSDADLLNHHVAVSHSQLEDPLLFAAIGAPLGWLIIPRFLLGVLVVWLCRLERGLKKGLNFNSKKSGD; this comes from the coding sequence ATGATTCAAGGAAATTCCTTACATGCTAATAATCAATCAGCGAAAGCGAAACTGATGGGAGCCGTTCGAGAATCAATACCAAAGGCATTTGCAACAACAAAATGGCTTTTGAGTATTATGATTCCTGTCTCTTTTGCAGTTTTGTTACTGAATTATACAGGTGTTTTAGCTGTTATCTCGGGCTATTTAGCTCCAGTATTTGAGTTGATGGGCTTACCAGGAGAGTCGGCTTTTGTTTTGCTCACAAGTATTTTTACAAATATCTATACCGCTATAGCCGTTATAACAAGTTTGGAACTGGAAGGAAGAGTGGTAACTATTTTAGCCGCGATGTGTTTGGTTTCTCATGGATTTATTGTTGAGACAGCTGTGCTGAAAAAAACAGGATCATCGGCCATTAGAATGCTTTTAGTTCGTTTGCTGGGAAGTTTTGCGATTGGGGTTTTTCTTAATTGGGCTTTGCCTACAGACCTAATTCATGCGCAAACACAAGTTTTGGTGCAAAATGAAAGTTTTAAAGTAATGTTTATGGATTGGGCTTGGTCTTCTATTTTGCTAAGCGTAAAAGTGGTTGTTTTGATTACTTTATTAATGATTTTGCAGCGAATTTTGGAAGTTTTTGGTGTAATTAAATTAATGTCCAAGATTCTAGCTCCCTTGCAAGTTGTAATGGGCTTACCAGAGTCTACTTCTTTCTCATGGATTGTTGCAAATACCTTAGGATTAGCTTATGGATCAGCAATAATGATTGAACAGGTAGAGAAGGGACAAATGGCCAAATCAGATGCAGATTTATTAAATCATCATGTAGCCGTTTCGCATTCGCAATTGGAAGATCCTTTGCTGTTTGCAGCAATTGGTGCTCCTTTAGGATGGCTAATTATACCTAGATTTTTGTTAGGAGTTTTAGTTGTTTGGCTCTGTAGGTTAGAGAGAGGTTTGAAAAAAGGATTGAACTTTAATTCAAAAAAATCAGGCGACTAA
- a CDS encoding nucleoside permease: MGIKNRLTLLNFLQFFIWGAWLITIANYWFGNKGWSPQEFGAVFSTLGISSLFMPTLTGIIADRWMNAEKLYGILHLLGGVAMLYLPQIDDPTLFITVILLAMICYMPTIALMNSISYTILKNQNYDVIKVFPPIRVWGTIGFIAAMWVTNLTGSKATHHQFYIAAIAAAVLAVYSFTMPQCKPQNTTISGASLTETLGLNAFKLFKNYKMALFFIFSMFLGAALQLTNMYGDRFLSEFEKVPQYADSFVVKYSTIIMSISQISETLFILAIPFFLKRFGIKKVMIISMIAWVLRFALFAYGDPSGGLWMIILSCIIYGMAFDFFNISGSLFVETQCDSNIRSSAQGLFMMMTNGFGAILGSWLSGIIIGAFFTSDSGDFIWMDIWNTFAAYSLVIAIFFAILFKHKHDPKELVDIKH, translated from the coding sequence ATGGGTATAAAGAATCGTCTGACATTATTAAACTTCCTTCAGTTTTTTATCTGGGGAGCTTGGTTAATAACCATTGCAAACTACTGGTTTGGAAATAAAGGCTGGTCGCCACAAGAATTTGGAGCTGTTTTCTCAACATTGGGAATTTCATCTTTATTTATGCCAACATTAACAGGTATAATTGCGGACAGATGGATGAACGCAGAAAAGCTATATGGAATTCTTCATTTATTAGGAGGAGTTGCCATGTTATATCTACCTCAAATTGATGATCCAACACTTTTCATTACGGTAATTTTATTGGCTATGATATGCTACATGCCAACTATTGCTCTAATGAATTCAATTTCTTATACCATATTAAAAAATCAAAATTACGATGTAATTAAGGTATTCCCACCTATTAGAGTCTGGGGAACTATTGGTTTTATTGCAGCCATGTGGGTGACTAACCTAACTGGTTCAAAAGCAACACATCACCAGTTTTACATTGCTGCAATCGCTGCAGCTGTTCTAGCGGTATACTCCTTTACAATGCCGCAATGTAAACCTCAGAATACAACCATAAGTGGTGCTTCCTTAACCGAAACATTAGGTTTAAATGCATTTAAGCTGTTTAAGAACTATAAGATGGCTCTTTTCTTCATTTTCTCAATGTTTTTAGGAGCGGCATTGCAACTAACAAACATGTATGGTGACAGATTCCTATCTGAATTTGAGAAAGTTCCGCAATATGCAGATTCTTTTGTTGTAAAATACTCAACAATTATCATGTCCATTTCTCAAATTTCTGAAACACTATTCATTCTGGCTATTCCTTTCTTTTTAAAGAGGTTTGGGATCAAAAAAGTGATGATCATCAGTATGATTGCATGGGTATTGCGATTCGCACTATTTGCTTACGGCGATCCATCAGGGGGACTTTGGATGATTATACTTTCATGTATTATTTACGGAATGGCTTTTGACTTTTTCAATATTTCAGGCTCACTTTTCGTAGAAACACAGTGTGATTCAAATATCAGATCAAGTGCGCAAGGACTATTTATGATGATGACCAATGGTTTTGGTGCTATTCTGGGCTCATGGCTAAGTGGAATTATTATTGGAGCATTCTTCACTAGTGATTCAGGAGATTTTATCTGGATGGATATTTGGAACACTTTTGCAGCATACTCATTGGTAATAGCAATTTTCTTTGCCATTCTATTCAAGCATAAGCACGATCCTAAAGAACTGGTTGATATAAAACACTAG
- a CDS encoding bifunctional nuclease family protein, whose translation MGKIKLNVLGLSYSQTQTGAYALVLSEEDGDRRIPIIIGGVEAQSIAIQLEELAPPRPLTHDLFKSFAEAFTVNVVEVNIYRLEEGIFYSELICEKGANRIRIDSRTSDAVAIALRFKCPIYTTDEIIEKAGIVLSIEGESQEPSIAAPKESESVMPSTSAGNQFSDYSLAQLTGMLDDAIKDEDYEKASLLRDEIGRRGEKS comes from the coding sequence ATGGGTAAGATAAAGCTTAATGTATTAGGATTGTCATACAGTCAGACTCAAACAGGAGCCTATGCACTGGTGCTGTCTGAAGAGGATGGAGATCGGAGAATTCCTATAATAATAGGTGGTGTTGAAGCACAATCTATTGCCATTCAGTTAGAAGAGTTAGCACCACCAAGACCATTAACACACGATTTGTTTAAGAGTTTTGCCGAAGCATTTACTGTAAATGTAGTAGAGGTAAATATTTATCGTCTTGAAGAGGGAATCTTTTATTCAGAATTGATTTGTGAAAAGGGAGCTAATCGAATTCGTATCGATTCAAGAACATCAGATGCGGTAGCTATTGCCTTAAGGTTTAAGTGCCCGATTTACACAACCGATGAAATTATTGAGAAGGCGGGAATTGTATTAAGTATTGAAGGTGAATCACAAGAGCCATCAATTGCAGCACCAAAAGAATCAGAATCAGTGATGCCATCAACTTCTGCGGGAAATCAATTTTCTGATTATTCCTTAGCTCAACTTACTGGGATGTTAGATGATGCCATTAAGGATGAAGATTACGAGAAGGCATCATTATTAAGGGATGAAATTGGAAGAAGAGGAGAGAAAAGTTAA
- the rplU gene encoding 50S ribosomal protein L21, whose protein sequence is MYAIVEIAGQQFKVEKDQKIFVHRLQTEEGGQVEFAKVLLLDKDGEVVVGAPAIEGAKVSAKVISHLRADKVKVFKKKRRKGYRKLNGHRQNLSQIQIEEIVA, encoded by the coding sequence ATGTACGCAATTGTAGAAATCGCTGGTCAGCAATTCAAAGTTGAGAAAGACCAAAAGATTTTTGTTCACAGACTTCAAACTGAAGAAGGTGGACAAGTAGAATTCGCCAAAGTTCTTTTGTTAGACAAAGATGGTGAAGTTGTAGTTGGAGCTCCAGCTATTGAAGGTGCTAAAGTTAGCGCTAAAGTAATCTCTCATTTGAGAGCTGATAAGGTAAAAGTATTCAAGAAGAAAAGAAGAAAAGGATACAGAAAACTGAACGGTCACCGTCAGAACTTATCTCAGATTCAGATTGAAGAAATCGTAGCTTAA
- the rpmA gene encoding 50S ribosomal protein L27: MAHKKGAGSSRNGRESESKRLGVKIYGGQVAKAGSILVRQRGTTHNPGEHVGCGKDHTLFALVAGTVVFKKKRNNKSYVSIEPLAE, from the coding sequence ATGGCACATAAAAAAGGAGCCGGTAGTTCACGAAACGGTAGAGAATCCGAAAGTAAGCGATTAGGCGTAAAAATTTATGGCGGACAAGTTGCCAAAGCAGGTAGCATTTTAGTACGTCAAAGAGGAACAACTCACAATCCAGGTGAGCACGTAGGTTGTGGTAAAGATCACACTTTATTTGCACTAGTTGCTGGAACAGTGGTATTCAAAAAGAAAAGAAACAACAAATCATACGTTTCTATTGAGCCTCTTGCTGAATAA
- the serS gene encoding serine--tRNA ligase, with protein sequence MLSLKYIQENKEEAIEALKIKNFDAKEIFDKITILDEKRKANQIKLDANSAEMNSLSKEIGMLFKSGKADEANAAKAKTGELKESISELNTEMTDAISQLNDLLLKIPNIPHPTVPAGKGEEENVIERTEGEMPNLYEGAIPHWELAKKYNIIDFELGNKITGAGFPLYRGKGAIFQRALINFFLDENRKAGYEEVIPPLMVNEASGYGTGQLPDKDGQMYHATEDNLYLIPTAEVPVTNIYRDVILKAEDFPIKNTAYSACFRREAGSYGKDVRGLNRLHQFDKVEIVQLQHPDKSYEALDTMVAHVESIIKKLELPYRLLRLCGGDTSFTAALTFDFEVFSAAQDKWLEVSSVSNFESYQANRLKLRFKEKNEKKTQLAHTLNGSALALPRMVAALLENNQCAEGIRIPKALVPYTGFDLID encoded by the coding sequence ATGCTAAGTCTTAAATACATACAGGAAAACAAAGAGGAAGCTATTGAAGCCCTTAAAATCAAGAATTTCGATGCGAAAGAAATCTTTGATAAAATCACTATTCTTGACGAAAAAAGAAAAGCAAACCAAATTAAGCTAGATGCTAATTCGGCTGAAATGAATAGCCTTTCAAAGGAAATTGGAATGCTATTTAAGTCAGGAAAAGCTGATGAAGCAAATGCTGCTAAAGCTAAAACCGGAGAGTTGAAAGAGTCCATTTCGGAATTAAACACTGAAATGACTGATGCTATTTCTCAATTGAACGACTTACTTCTTAAAATTCCTAATATTCCTCACCCTACAGTACCAGCAGGTAAAGGTGAAGAAGAAAATGTGATTGAAAGAACCGAAGGTGAAATGCCTAATTTGTATGAAGGCGCAATTCCTCACTGGGAATTAGCTAAAAAATACAATATCATCGATTTTGAATTAGGAAACAAAATCACGGGTGCAGGTTTTCCTCTATACCGTGGTAAGGGTGCAATTTTCCAGAGAGCTTTAATCAACTTTTTCCTTGATGAAAATCGTAAGGCCGGATACGAAGAAGTCATTCCTCCATTGATGGTAAATGAAGCTTCTGGATATGGTACAGGTCAGCTACCTGATAAGGATGGACAGATGTATCATGCAACTGAGGATAACTTATACTTGATTCCTACAGCTGAGGTTCCGGTTACGAACATCTACCGCGATGTTATTTTGAAAGCAGAAGATTTCCCTATCAAAAACACAGCTTACTCAGCTTGTTTCCGTCGCGAAGCAGGTTCATATGGTAAAGATGTTCGTGGATTGAATCGCCTTCATCAGTTTGACAAAGTAGAAATCGTTCAACTTCAGCATCCTGATAAATCTTACGAAGCTTTAGATACAATGGTGGCTCATGTTGAAAGCATTATCAAGAAATTGGAATTACCATACCGTTTACTACGTTTATGTGGCGGCGATACAAGTTTCACAGCAGCTTTAACTTTCGATTTCGAGGTTTTCTCTGCAGCTCAAGATAAGTGGCTAGAAGTAAGTTCTGTTTCTAACTTCGAATCGTACCAAGCTAATCGCTTAAAGCTTAGATTCAAAGAAAAGAATGAGAAGAAAACTCAATTGGCTCACACATTGAATGGTTCTGCTTTAGCTTTACCTAGAATGGTAGCTGCTTTATTGGAAAACAATCAGTGCGCTGAAGGAATTAGAATCCCTAAGGCATTGGTTCCATATACAGGATTTGACTTAATTGACTAA
- a CDS encoding tetratricopeptide repeat protein, which translates to MKKFLISFLLLISFLGSEHAFSQNRIQTDSQLAFGYFRDKEYQPAASLFFNLHKATRSKTYFNYYIDCLIQLENFQEAEKAIKKEIKKNPDDRSFLIALGFLYKKAGENEKHLNQYNKVLDKLIPVKSQITSIANSFISKREYDYAIKTYLKGREILKQDHVFHLELANVFLSQRDFEKMVSEYLLALTIDPNLNKQIQNRLQSALLQDINSSLDPILKNQLLQKIQTQSDNLAFKELLLWYFMQKKQFKAAFTQARSLDLLKNEDGTRLLALANAARTNHDYETALKCFQLVIDKGESAPKYLSAQMGDLETRYQTLEEQNSYSKDVWIELSERYQKFFETEANYLKAISSVIQYAHINSFYLLNPDKSIELLERTLAKKGINSLNKSRLKLELADTKLFADDKWDAILLYSQIEKSNRNNELGFDAKFKKAKVSYYMGEVIWAKAQLDALKGSTSKLIANDAISLSQLISDNTTLDTSYTAIKLYAAADFLIYQRKDSLAILKFEDLLKNHTGHSLSDEAYFKLYEIYYKANKMDLANEALDAIVNEHPYESIAAKALFVQAELFEKLQKPEKAKENYKTIVTEYPDSIFSVDARKRLEAFRK; encoded by the coding sequence TTGAAAAAATTCTTAATTAGCTTTCTGCTTCTTATCTCCTTCTTGGGATCAGAACATGCCTTTTCTCAAAATCGTATTCAAACCGATAGCCAATTGGCCTTTGGTTACTTCAGAGATAAGGAATATCAGCCAGCAGCTTCTTTGTTTTTTAATTTGCACAAAGCAACTCGCTCCAAAACTTATTTCAACTACTATATTGATTGCTTAATTCAATTGGAAAATTTTCAAGAGGCAGAAAAAGCAATTAAAAAGGAGATTAAGAAAAATCCGGACGACCGAAGTTTTTTAATTGCCTTGGGCTTTCTGTATAAAAAGGCTGGAGAAAATGAAAAACACCTAAACCAATACAACAAAGTACTGGATAAATTAATTCCGGTAAAAAGCCAAATTACAAGCATAGCAAATTCTTTTATCAGTAAACGAGAATATGATTATGCCATAAAAACTTATTTGAAAGGGCGCGAAATCCTTAAGCAGGATCACGTTTTTCATCTTGAATTGGCCAATGTATTTCTTTCGCAAAGAGATTTCGAGAAAATGGTTTCGGAATACCTATTGGCATTAACGATCGATCCAAACCTAAACAAACAAATTCAAAACCGACTTCAATCGGCCCTTTTGCAGGATATTAATTCAAGTCTTGATCCAATTCTAAAAAATCAACTCTTACAAAAAATCCAAACCCAATCTGACAATCTAGCTTTTAAAGAACTATTACTTTGGTATTTTATGCAGAAAAAGCAATTTAAAGCTGCCTTTACCCAAGCCAGATCCTTAGATTTATTGAAGAATGAAGATGGCACACGCTTACTAGCTTTAGCAAATGCAGCCAGAACTAATCACGATTATGAAACAGCCCTTAAGTGCTTTCAATTGGTGATTGATAAAGGTGAATCAGCACCCAAATACTTATCTGCTCAAATGGGCGATTTGGAAACCAGGTACCAAACTCTGGAAGAGCAAAATTCCTATTCTAAGGATGTTTGGATCGAATTATCAGAACGGTATCAAAAATTCTTTGAGACAGAAGCGAATTATTTAAAAGCAATATCTAGCGTAATTCAATATGCACATATCAATTCTTTCTATTTACTGAATCCTGATAAATCAATAGAATTATTAGAGAGAACATTGGCAAAAAAAGGAATTAATAGCTTGAATAAATCAAGGTTAAAATTAGAATTAGCAGACACAAAATTATTCGCAGATGATAAATGGGATGCGATTTTACTTTACTCCCAAATTGAAAAATCGAACAGAAACAATGAGCTTGGCTTCGATGCTAAATTTAAAAAGGCAAAGGTTTCCTATTATATGGGAGAAGTAATTTGGGCGAAAGCACAGCTTGATGCATTAAAAGGCAGTACTTCGAAATTAATTGCCAACGATGCCATTTCACTATCGCAATTGATAAGCGATAACACCACCTTGGACACGAGCTATACAGCAATAAAATTATATGCTGCTGCTGATTTTTTAATCTATCAACGCAAAGATTCTTTAGCCATTTTAAAATTTGAAGATCTTCTTAAAAATCACACAGGACATTCTCTTAGCGATGAAGCCTATTTTAAGCTCTACGAAATTTATTATAAGGCAAACAAAATGGATTTGGCCAATGAAGCTTTAGATGCCATTGTTAATGAACATCCATATGAATCCATAGCCGCAAAGGCCTTATTCGTTCAAGCTGAATTATTTGAAAAGCTGCAAAAGCCCGAAAAAGCAAAAGAAAACTACAAAACAATTGTAACTGAATATCCTGATAGTATTTTCTCGGTTGATGCAAGAAAACGACTAGAAGCCTTTAGAAAGTAA
- a CDS encoding DUF4286 family protein — protein sequence MIIYNTSFLIEDTMEESFCEWMKTKFIPLLKETGTFSSSYFCKVMVATEDGGLTFSLQLLFKSRELFNKYHTSFEPKTKAVFDAKFRNQVMTFSSLLEEV from the coding sequence ATGATAATATACAATACAAGCTTCTTGATTGAGGATACAATGGAAGAAAGTTTTTGTGAATGGATGAAAACTAAATTTATCCCTTTGCTAAAAGAAACAGGAACTTTCTCGTCGAGTTATTTTTGTAAAGTAATGGTTGCAACTGAAGATGGAGGATTGACCTTTTCTTTGCAATTACTTTTTAAGTCTCGAGAATTGTTCAACAAGTATCACACTAGCTTTGAACCTAAAACAAAAGCAGTTTTCGATGCCAAATTTCGAAATCAGGTAATGACTTTCTCATCTCTTTTAGAAGAGGTCTAA
- a CDS encoding DMT family transporter, whose amino-acid sequence MKLQSKAYIYALSAILCWSTVATAFKIALVGMDFMHLLLISSAVAMLFLGSLLLFSSQLKKAFSGTKKDYLRSASLGFLNPFLYYLVLLKAYSIIPAQFALSLNYIWPITLVLLSIPLLKQRIGYKSILCILLSFSGVLVIANKGSFTSIETPNNLGVLLALVSSIFWALYWIFNVRDQREEKEKLFLNFVFGFGYTLLFISFFGEFQLPNTKSILATIYIGLVECGLAYLFWLKAMKSTSSTDKISNLVFLSPFISMFFLYLIIGESIYISTLVGLGLIILGIVLQKFVKKANSIE is encoded by the coding sequence TTGAAATTACAGAGCAAAGCATACATCTACGCCCTATCCGCAATTCTTTGCTGGTCGACAGTTGCTACAGCCTTTAAAATTGCTTTAGTAGGCATGGATTTCATGCATCTTCTGTTAATTTCATCTGCAGTCGCAATGCTTTTTTTGGGAAGCTTACTTTTGTTTTCTTCTCAATTAAAAAAAGCATTCTCTGGAACTAAAAAAGATTACTTACGATCGGCAAGTTTGGGTTTCCTAAATCCTTTTTTATACTATTTAGTGCTCCTAAAAGCTTACTCGATTATTCCAGCACAATTTGCTTTAAGTCTTAATTACATTTGGCCAATTACACTTGTCTTGCTTTCGATTCCTCTTCTGAAACAGCGAATTGGGTATAAAAGTATTTTATGCATTTTACTAAGCTTTTCCGGTGTTCTTGTAATTGCAAACAAAGGGTCTTTTACATCGATAGAAACACCAAATAACCTAGGTGTTTTACTGGCTTTAGTTAGCTCCATTTTTTGGGCTCTCTATTGGATCTTTAATGTTCGTGATCAGCGAGAGGAAAAAGAAAAGCTTTTTCTTAATTTCGTTTTTGGATTTGGATACACTCTATTATTCATTTCTTTTTTTGGTGAATTTCAACTTCCAAACACGAAGAGCATTCTTGCTACAATTTACATTGGATTGGTAGAGTGTGGCTTGGCTTATCTTTTTTGGCTTAAAGCTATGAAGAGTACAAGTTCCACTGATAAAATAAGTAATCTGGTATTTTTAAGCCCATTTATTTCCATGTTCTTTCTTTATCTGATTATCGGAGAATCTATCTATATTAGTACTCTTGTGGGACTGGGTTTAATAATCTTGGGAATTGTTCTACAAAAATTCGTAAAAAAAGCCAATTCAATTGAGTAA
- the ruvC gene encoding crossover junction endodeoxyribonuclease RuvC: MSNDRIIMGIDPGTNLMGYGLIRVVDKKPQILVSGVVDMKKITDPYIKLQKIFQRTLQVIDEYHPDELAIESQFFGKNVQSMLKLGRAQGVAISAALHRNIPIFEYAPKKIKLAITGTGLASKEQMATILQRFFKMKDFPQNSDETDAIAIAMCHFFQGNNPLAKAKPTSWADFAKKNPDRIKK; the protein is encoded by the coding sequence TTGAGTAACGACAGAATTATAATGGGCATTGACCCAGGGACCAATTTAATGGGTTACGGACTCATAAGAGTTGTTGATAAAAAACCACAAATCTTAGTTTCTGGAGTCGTAGACATGAAAAAAATCACGGACCCATATATTAAGCTTCAAAAAATATTCCAGCGAACTTTGCAGGTTATCGATGAATACCATCCTGATGAACTGGCTATTGAGTCACAGTTTTTCGGCAAAAATGTACAATCAATGTTGAAATTGGGAAGAGCTCAGGGGGTTGCAATATCTGCTGCCCTGCATCGCAACATTCCTATTTTTGAGTATGCTCCAAAAAAAATAAAATTGGCGATTACAGGTACTGGACTTGCCTCAAAGGAACAAATGGCAACCATTCTTCAGCGATTTTTTAAGATGAAAGATTTTCCGCAAAACTCAGATGAAACGGATGCCATCGCAATAGCCATGTGTCACTTCTTTCAAGGGAATAATCCTTTGGCAAAAGCAAAACCAACTTCTTGGGCCGACTTTGCGAAAAAAAATCCAGACAGAATAAAGAAATAA
- a CDS encoding HIT family protein produces MASIFTKIINGEIPCHKIAEDENYFAFLDISPLALGHTLVIPKQEVDYIFDLEDDVLSGLHIFAKKVAKAVEKTMPCKRIGVAVIGIEVPHTHIHLVPLNKIGDLNFANQKLEVSAEQLAEIADKIRKNF; encoded by the coding sequence ATGGCTTCAATTTTCACAAAAATAATTAATGGCGAGATTCCTTGTCATAAAATTGCAGAAGATGAAAACTATTTTGCCTTTTTGGATATTAGTCCACTGGCATTAGGTCATACCTTGGTTATACCAAAACAAGAGGTAGATTATATTTTTGATTTAGAAGATGATGTCTTAAGTGGCTTACATATTTTTGCAAAAAAAGTAGCTAAAGCGGTTGAGAAAACAATGCCATGCAAGCGAATAGGTGTTGCGGTTATTGGAATTGAAGTTCCACACACGCACATTCATTTAGTGCCATTAAATAAGATTGGTGATTTAAATTTTGCAAACCAAAAATTGGAAGTTTCTGCTGAGCAGTTAGCTGAGATTGCCGATAAGATTCGAAAGAATTTTTAA
- the greA gene encoding transcription elongation factor GreA, protein MSGYSYVTAEGLKKLRAELEQLETIERPNISKQIGEAIDKGDLSENAEYDAAKEAQGLLEAKIAQLRGIVANSRVIDETKIDTSKVQMMNKVTIKNQKNGAVMTYTLVSETEADFKQGKLSINTPIAKGLIGKVVGDIVEIQVPNGLIPFEIVDISI, encoded by the coding sequence ATGTCTGGTTATTCATATGTAACAGCCGAAGGACTAAAAAAGTTAAGAGCAGAATTGGAACAACTTGAAACCATCGAGCGTCCAAACATATCTAAGCAAATTGGAGAAGCAATCGACAAAGGTGATTTGTCGGAAAATGCAGAATACGATGCCGCAAAAGAAGCTCAAGGATTATTAGAGGCAAAAATTGCACAATTAAGAGGTATTGTTGCAAATAGTAGGGTTATTGATGAGACTAAAATTGATACATCGAAAGTTCAGATGATGAATAAAGTTACCATTAAGAACCAAAAGAATGGAGCTGTTATGACCTATACTTTAGTATCTGAAACAGAAGCAGATTTTAAGCAAGGAAAACTTTCTATCAATACACCAATTGCAAAAGGTTTAATTGGTAAGGTTGTTGGTGATATTGTTGAAATTCAGGTTCCAAATGGTTTAATACCATTCGAAATTGTTGATATTTCTATCTAA
- a CDS encoding Rieske (2Fe-2S) protein yields MSINKSNLLYFFLFLLLNTIFCSCSSDNKNKDIVPNWHINSTLYLDYHSELGSVNNALYFSDIGGEPVGYMNHGIIVVKLNTGFAAYDATCTHDVEAEENVELDGVFAECPVCESKFNILDGGYPFEGSVARYPLKKYNARYSSSSNTLRIFN; encoded by the coding sequence ATGAGCATCAACAAATCAAATTTACTATATTTTTTTCTTTTCCTTCTGTTAAACACGATTTTTTGTTCGTGTAGTTCCGATAATAAGAACAAAGATATTGTTCCCAATTGGCATATCAACTCAACACTATATTTAGATTACCATAGCGAACTAGGTTCAGTTAACAATGCACTTTATTTTTCTGATATAGGTGGAGAACCCGTAGGCTATATGAACCATGGCATTATAGTCGTAAAATTAAATACAGGTTTTGCTGCTTATGATGCCACTTGTACTCATGATGTTGAAGCTGAAGAAAATGTTGAACTTGATGGTGTTTTTGCAGAATGTCCAGTTTGCGAAAGTAAATTCAATATTCTTGATGGTGGATATCCTTTCGAAGGATCCGTTGCCCGATATCCTCTCAAAAAATACAATGCTCGCTATTCTTCTTCAAGTAATACACTTCGAATTTTCAACTAA